CGGCGATGAAGGCCGGCCAATGCATTACCGCCATCGATCCGCGCTACTTCCGGCCGGCCGAAGTGGAGACGCTGCTCGGCGATCCGCGCAAAGCTCGGGAGAAACTAGGCTGGGTGCCGACGACGACGTTCGAAGAGTTGGTCGCCGAGATGATGGCCGCCGATTTGTCGTTGGCCAGGCGCGATGCGTTGGTGACCGAAGCCGGCTACAGGGCGCCGAAAAATCATGAGTGAACCGATGCGATTGCGCGACGCCAGTATCTTTGTCGCCGGCCACCGCGGCCTCGTCGGGTCGGCGATCGTGCGCCAGTTGCAGGCCGAGGGCGCCCAGCGCCTGATCCTGCGCCCACGGCAGGAGCTGGACCTGACCGATCAGGCGGCCGTAGAGGCCTTCTTCGCCAGCGACAAACCTGAGTACGTATTCCTGGCGGCGGCCAAGGTCGGCGGCATTCTCGCCAACGACAGTTATCCCGCGGAATTCCTGCGCGATAACCTGGCCATTCAAACCAACGTGATCCATAGCGCGTGGCGACATGGGGTGCGCAAGCTCTGCTTCCTCGGTTCGTCGTGCATCTATCCCAAGCTGGCGCCGCAACCGCTGAAGGAAGAGTCGCTGTTGACCGGCCCGCTGGAGCCGACCAACGAGTGGTACGCAATCGCCAAGATTGCCGGCATCAAGATGTGCCAGGCCTACCGCCGCCAGTATGGCTTCGACGCGATCAGCCTGATGCCGACCAATCTGTACGGCCCGGGCGACAACTTCGACCTGAAGACATCGCATGTGCTGCCGGCGCTGATCCGCAAATTCCATGAAGCGAAAGAGCAGGGTGCCCGTGAGGTCGTGATCTGGGGCACTGGCACGCCGCGACGTGAGTTTCTCCACGTGGACGACCTGGCGGCGGCAGCCGTGTTCCTGATGAAGAACTATTCGGACGAACAGTTCATCAACGTCGGCAGCGGCGAGGACCTGACCATCCGCGAGCTGGCGGAGATGGTGGCGCAAGCGGTGGGGTACACGGGCAGCATCGTCACCGATCCGAGCAAGCCGGACGGCACGCCGCGCAAGCTGATGGATGTTTCGCGCTTGAGCAAGTTGGGTTGGAGTCCGCGCATTCCATTGCGTGAGGGTATCGAGCGAACCTACGTTGAGTTTCAGACGGCGCACGCAGTGCCGGGCCCGCAACCGTGAAAGTGCTGGTTACTGGCGGGGCAGGGTACATCGGGAGCCACACTTGCCTGGAGTTGGTCGCACGCGGACACGAGGTGGTGATCGTCGACTCCTTCGCCAACAGCTCGCGTAAGGTGGTGCCGCGTCTCGAGGATCTGGCGGGTTGTCGCTTGCCGTGCCACGAGCTCGACGTGCGTGATGAAGCGGCCGTCACTCGAGTGC
The sequence above is a segment of the Vicinamibacterales bacterium genome. Coding sequences within it:
- a CDS encoding GDP-mannose 4,6-dehydratase, with product AMKAGQCITAIDPRYFRPAEVETLLGDPRKAREKLGWVPTTTFEELVAEMMAADLSLARRDALVTEAGYRAPKNHE
- a CDS encoding GDP-L-fucose synthase: MRLRDASIFVAGHRGLVGSAIVRQLQAEGAQRLILRPRQELDLTDQAAVEAFFASDKPEYVFLAAAKVGGILANDSYPAEFLRDNLAIQTNVIHSAWRHGVRKLCFLGSSCIYPKLAPQPLKEESLLTGPLEPTNEWYAIAKIAGIKMCQAYRRQYGFDAISLMPTNLYGPGDNFDLKTSHVLPALIRKFHEAKEQGAREVVIWGTGTPRREFLHVDDLAAAAVFLMKNYSDEQFINVGSGEDLTIRELAEMVAQAVGYTGSIVTDPSKPDGTPRKLMDVSRLSKLGWSPRIPLREGIERTYVEFQTAHAVPGPQP